The following are encoded together in the Oncorhynchus nerka isolate Pitt River linkage group LG23, Oner_Uvic_2.0, whole genome shotgun sequence genome:
- the abi3b gene encoding uncharacterized protein abi3b isoform X2 codes for MPLHQEKSRGEYHSQSQHWWDEDTWKGLEETKALTTQALASVAYQINSLATSVLRLLDTQAMQLKDMENSLNLLSLAVAIHQEKVSRREMGIFTTVTKLACAKLMSPPKAGRELEGCYIRRPMSFTGLDTLGHSFNLNELQPRKRTGTTESVQSTGSCGPVECPVAPATQPGAPSSASVNKDLYRSNLGINVALPSVPTLPVSSNLIQNCPQPPPGSTFDSNIPPPPPPPPGSMGTGLPPPTPSMTSSNNLPPPPPPTPNASPNVPSPPPPPPPPASASNSFPPPPGSMGNAPPPPPPPSSSNSFAPPPPPPPPGSMGNNPHPPPPPSSSNSFPPAPPPPPPPGSMGNAPPPPPPPPPLPGTSTKVPPPPPPPSPPPLP; via the exons ATGCCGCTCCATCAGGAGAAATCAAGAGGCGAatatcacagccaatcacaacactggTGG GATGAGGACACATGGAAGGGTTTGGAGGAGACCAAGGCTTTGACCACTCAGGCTTTGGCCAGTGTGGCCTACCAGATCAACAGCCTAGCCACTTCTGTCCTGAGACTGCTGGACACCCAGGCCATGCAGCTGAAAGACATGGAGAACtccctcaacctcctctctctg GCTGTAGCTATCCATCAGGAGAAGGTGTCTCGGAGAGAGATGGGAATTTTCACCACAGTAACGAAGTTGGCTTGCGCCAAATTAATGAGCCCTCCCAAAGCTGGCCGGGAGCTCGAGGGTTGCTACATCAGAAGACCCATGTCCTTCACCGGACTTGACACACTGGGCCACAGCTTTAAC CTCAATGAGTTGCAGCCTCGGAAAAGAACAGGGACCACAGAGAGCGTGCAGAGTACAGGGAGCTGTGGCCCTGTGGAGTGTCCCGTTGCTCCTGCTACCCAGCCTGGGGCACCCTCCTCAGCCAGCGTCAATAAGGATCTCTATAG GTCCAATCTTGGCATTAATGTGGCCCTACCATCGGTGCCCACCTTGCCAGTCTCCTCAAACCTCATCCAAAACTGCCCACAACCCCCTCCTGGATCCACGTTTGACTCCAacatcccacctcctcctcctcccccacctggCTCCATGGGCACTGGTCTTCCTCCTCCTACACCCTCCATGACCTCATCGAataacctccctcctccccctcctcctacaCCGAATGCATCCCCTAATGTTCCCTCTCCgccaccccctcctccacctcctgccAGCGCATCAAAtagcttccctcctcctcctggttCAATGGGTAATGCTCCACCTCCTCCGCCTCCTCCCAGCTCATCAAATAGCTtcgcccctccacctcctcctcctccacctggttCAATGGGTAATAAtcctcatcctccacctcctcccagctCATCAAATAGCTtcccccctgctcctcctcctcctcctccacctggttCAATGGgtaatgctcctcctcctccaccacctcctcctcctctccctggtaCCTCCACTAAGGTgcccccacctcctccaccaccctcacCTCCTCCGCTTCCATAA
- the abi3b gene encoding uncharacterized protein abi3b isoform X1, producing the protein MQELNLGLFPGKQYVLHIGLVGLVKGKKHLLLVRDAAPSGEIKRRISQPITTLDEDTWKGLEETKALTTQALASVAYQINSLATSVLRLLDTQAMQLKDMENSLNLLSLAVAIHQEKVSRREMGIFTTVTKLACAKLMSPPKAGRELEGCYIRRPMSFTGLDTLGHSFNLNELQPRKRTGTTESVQSTGSCGPVECPVAPATQPGAPSSASVNKDLYRSNLGINVALPSVPTLPVSSNLIQNCPQPPPGSTFDSNIPPPPPPPPGSMGTGLPPPTPSMTSSNNLPPPPPPTPNASPNVPSPPPPPPPPASASNSFPPPPGSMGNAPPPPPPPSSSNSFAPPPPPPPPGSMGNNPHPPPPPSSSNSFPPAPPPPPPPGSMGNAPPPPPPPPPLPGTSTKVPPPPPPPSPPPLP; encoded by the exons ATGCAAGAACT aaatttgggcctgttcccgggaaagcaatATGTCCTTCACATTGggctcgtcggactcgttaaaggaaaaaaacaTCTTCTGCtagttcgtg ATGCCGCTCCATCAGGAGAAATCAAGAGGCGAatatcacagccaatcacaacactg GATGAGGACACATGGAAGGGTTTGGAGGAGACCAAGGCTTTGACCACTCAGGCTTTGGCCAGTGTGGCCTACCAGATCAACAGCCTAGCCACTTCTGTCCTGAGACTGCTGGACACCCAGGCCATGCAGCTGAAAGACATGGAGAACtccctcaacctcctctctctg GCTGTAGCTATCCATCAGGAGAAGGTGTCTCGGAGAGAGATGGGAATTTTCACCACAGTAACGAAGTTGGCTTGCGCCAAATTAATGAGCCCTCCCAAAGCTGGCCGGGAGCTCGAGGGTTGCTACATCAGAAGACCCATGTCCTTCACCGGACTTGACACACTGGGCCACAGCTTTAAC CTCAATGAGTTGCAGCCTCGGAAAAGAACAGGGACCACAGAGAGCGTGCAGAGTACAGGGAGCTGTGGCCCTGTGGAGTGTCCCGTTGCTCCTGCTACCCAGCCTGGGGCACCCTCCTCAGCCAGCGTCAATAAGGATCTCTATAG GTCCAATCTTGGCATTAATGTGGCCCTACCATCGGTGCCCACCTTGCCAGTCTCCTCAAACCTCATCCAAAACTGCCCACAACCCCCTCCTGGATCCACGTTTGACTCCAacatcccacctcctcctcctcccccacctggCTCCATGGGCACTGGTCTTCCTCCTCCTACACCCTCCATGACCTCATCGAataacctccctcctccccctcctcctacaCCGAATGCATCCCCTAATGTTCCCTCTCCgccaccccctcctccacctcctgccAGCGCATCAAAtagcttccctcctcctcctggttCAATGGGTAATGCTCCACCTCCTCCGCCTCCTCCCAGCTCATCAAATAGCTtcgcccctccacctcctcctcctccacctggttCAATGGGTAATAAtcctcatcctccacctcctcccagctCATCAAATAGCTtcccccctgctcctcctcctcctcctccacctggttCAATGGgtaatgctcctcctcctccaccacctcctcctcctctccctggtaCCTCCACTAAGGTgcccccacctcctccaccaccctcacCTCCTCCGCTTCCATAA